The Candidatus Campbellbacteria bacterium region TTCCATACCGTCAGGGATAAAAGTTTCTATTGAGAAAAATGTAATTATTGTTGAAGGGATGGACAAGGAGATGGTTGGTCAGTTTGCTGCGGATGTATGTGCGGTAAAAAAAGTAGAACCATACAAAGGATACGGCATAAGATACGAAGGTGCTTTTGTAAGGCGTAAACAGGGTAAGCGTGCTACAGCATAAAGATAAGATTATGAAAACACAAAAGAATGACAAAAAAATAAGAAGAGAAAGACGGCATAAAAAAATAAGGAGCAGAATTTTTGGCACAGCAGAGTGTCCGCGACTTTCTTTTTCAAGAACAAACAAGCATATATATCTCCAAATAATTGATGATGAAAAGGGTAACACCCTTGCATACACTTCTTCACACTATTCTGATGCTTCCAAAAAAGAAAAGGCAGCACAGATGGGGGAGAATATCGCCCGTCTTGCAAAGGAAAAGAAGATAGAAAAGGTCGTTTTTGATAGGAGCGGTTTTTTGTATGCGGGATTGGTAAAGATAGTTGCTGATTCTGCGAGGGCTGCGGGACTTAAATTTTAATATATGACAGACGAGAAAAAACAACAAAAAAATACCAAAAAGGAAGAGGTAAAGAAAGCAAAACCTGCTGTCGCTTCTAAGAATGCGCCAAGGGACAAAAAGCAGAACAACCAAAGGAACAACAACAAAAAACCACAATCACGGGGTTCTTCTGGAAGACCTCAAAACAAAAGACAGAGAAAATCACGGGCTAACAAGTCTGAGGCGAAGGAGTTTGATCAAAAGATACTTTCAATAAGAAGGGTATCCCGAGTTGTTGCTGGCGGTCGCCGTTTCTCACTTTCTGTTGCGGTGGCGATAGGCAACCGCCGTGGCAAAGTTGGAATTGGAAAGGGAAAAGCGACAGACACAGTTCAAGCGATAGAAAAAGCAGCGGCACAAGCGAAAAAGAATTTAATAAATGTCCCTCTCACCGAAACGCTTAGTATCCCTCATCAAGTGTCGGCAAAATACTGTGCTTCTGAGGTTATGCTTCGTCCTTCAAAATCATTCATAGCAGGTGGTGCAGTTAGACAGATAGCAGATCTTGCTGGGATAAGAAATATAAACGCAAAAATAAAAACACGCTCAAAAAATCATATCAACAACGCAAAGGCGACCGTAAAGGCGTTGAGTAAATTGATAACTTAAAATATGAAAATTCACGAACTCAAAAAAGAATCACATAAAAAAGATAAAAAAAGAATTGCACGGGGAGGCGCAAGGGGTAAAACTGCTGGTCGCGGAACAAAAGGACAGAAATCAAGGGCAGGAACAAGGATAAGACCTGCTTTCAGGGATGTGTTTCAGAAGATACCAAAAAAGAGAGGACACAACAAAAATCGCGGAAGGACGCTTCGTCGCAGGTTTGTTCCAAGAACAGAGATATCAATTGGTTCGCTAAACAGCATAGAAGGAAAGCTAATAAATCCCCGCACACTTCTAAAGGGCGGTGTTATAAAAAAGCAAAGGGGAATGTTGCCAAATGTAAAACTGCTCGGAAGGGGTGATGTAAAAAAGGCATTTTCTGTATATAATTGTTTTGTATCAGAAAGTGCTAAACAAAAAATTGAAAAAGCAGGGGGTAAAGTGCACATATAAATTATGACTATAATACAAACATTATCAGCAATAGCAACTGACAAAATTCTCGTTAGAAGAATAGGATTCATCCTTTTTGGTCTTATCTGTTTCCGTCTTCTTGCTTCCATTCCTGTTCCAGGAGTTGATACAAATGTTCTAAGCGCACTCCTTGAACAAAACCAATTTTTAGGCATATTCAACATATTTTCAGGTGGTGGTCTTGAGAACTTTTCAATAGCACTTTTGGGTGTGTTTCCATACATTACTGTTGCCATTGTTGCCCAGTTGTTGACAAGCGTGATTCCACGACTTCACGAGCTTTATCACGAAGAGGGAGAAATAGGAAGAAAAAAGATGGGGCAATACATAAGAGTAGCATCCGTTCCCATCGCTGCTGCAAACGCATTCGGTCTTTTAACTTACTTTCAGACAACGGGAGTCCTCCCAGAACTTGACTGGTTTGTGATGTTGGTAAATGTATCCGTCATGACGGCAGGTGCCGTTTTGTTGATGTGGGTTGGTGAGCTTATGACAGAGTTTGGAATAGGTAACGGAATCTCAATGATAGTTTTTGCAGGTATCGTGGTTAACATCCCTACATTAATAGGTCAGGCAGTGTTTGCCTTTGAAACAGCAGATATACCGCTTTATGTCGGCATCATACTCGGCATATTTGTCTTGTTCTATATTGTTGTATTGGTGAATGAAGCAGCACGACCAGTCCCTGTAACATACGCCCGTTTTGAGCGTAGCGGAACAACGCAAGCAAGCAGAACTTCTACATATCTTCCACTCAAAGTAAATCCAGTAGGAGTGTTGCCATCAATATTTGCATTAACCATCGTGGCGTTTGTCCGATTTTTATCTGGAACTTTAAGCAATAGTTCAAACGAAATAGTTTCAACCGCCGCACAAGCGACACACACTTTTCTGGCAAATAATTATTACTTCGCAATTCCTGTGTTTATCCTTGTCATATTCTTCACATATTTCTACACGCCTATAGTCCTCAACACCAAAAAAATGTCAGAGAATTTGCAGAAACAAGGTGCGTTTGTTCCAGGGATAAGACCAGGAGGAGAAACAAAAGAATATATGGACACCATAATAATACGCATCTTGGGTGTCGGCGCTTTGTTCCTTGGTGTTGTGACTGCATCTCCGTTTTTAATTCAAGGAGGCGTAACACAGACAGCACTTTTTGCAATAGGTGGAACATCAGTTCTCATTACCGTGTCTGTTATCCTTGATATTCATAGAAAAATACAGGCACACCTCGTAACCTTTAACAAAAATGATGTCTGATAACAAATGCTACATAATATACGGTTCGCCAGGATCGGGAAAAAGCGTTCAAGCTGAGATACTTGTGAAGTGGCTGAAGGAAGAAAAAAAGGAAAAAGCGACACTTTTCTCAATGGGGCACGCACTCAGAGAAATGGCGAAAGAAGACGAGGGGACCCTTTTTGGTAGGTGTCTAAAAGAGTATTTGAATAAAGGATACCTTGTCCCCAAATTCCTACCAACGATGATATGGGGTGATTTCCTAAGAAAAAATATAGGCAGCGAATATGACTCATTTGTGTTTGACGGTGGCGCAAGAAGGATAGGAGAATCAGAAAGCCTGTCAGAAGCCCTTAAATTTCTGAAAATGGATCCAGTAGTTTTTTTGATATCTGTCCCCAACGATGTCTCAAGAGAAAGATTGCTGAAACGAGGTCGGCATGATGATAGGGATATTGAAGTCATAGACAAGAGGATTGAGATGTTTAATAAAGAAACAAGCGCAGCGATAAAAGAATGGGTCGCAATGGATGAAAAAATATACACAATAGATGGCACAAAGACGATAGGAGGTGTCGCTGAGCAAGTAGTTGATGTCCTAAAATCTCTATGATAATAAAAACACAAAAAGAACGAGATACCATAAAAGAAGCTGGTAGGCGATTGCATAAAATATTAAGAGATGTCGCATCACGCGCAAAGGTTGGAACAGATGCGAGTGAATTAAATACTCTCTGTATAGAAATGATAAAAGCAGGCGGTGATGTTCCAGCGTTTCTGAATTACACGCCGTATGGCGCAAAGAGACCTTATCCCGCAGCGCTCTGTGTGTCTGTTAATGATGAAGTGGTACACGGCATTCCAAATGAAACACAAAAAGTATTCAAAAAAGGTGATGTCGTGTCATTTGACTGCGGACTCATACACAACGGGTTTTTTGTTGATTCTGCGATAACAATAGTAATTGGCGAGGATGATATAGACAAAAACTTAAAGCGGCTTCTAAGGACGGGAAGAGAAGCGCTTGAAATGGGGATTGTCGCAGCAAAGACAGGAAACACAACAGGTCACATAGGACATGCTGTTTATGAAAGAGTATCAAAAGAAAACTACAGTGTCCCAAAAGAGTTGGGCGGTCACGGAGTGGGCAGAGCAGTTCACGAAGAACCTTTTATTCCTAACAAAGGAATAAAAGGAAGCGGTGAAGTTCTTAAAGAAGGACAGGTTATCGCAATAGAGCCCATGGTTATTGAAAGCACAAACAACAAAATTAAAGTTGATGAAGACGGCTACACATACAGAACAAAAAGCGGTGCACGGGCAGTTCACTTTGAACATACCATTGAAGTGACAAACAAAGGTGGAGTTGTCATAACTTAGGAAAAATAATATAATTCTTTGTATATGAAAAACGAAAAAACATTAGTCATAGTCAAGCCAGACGGTGTCCAGCGCTCTCTCATAGGAGAAATAATTACAAGAATGGAAAGAGTAGGGCTTAAATTGGTTGCTATAAAAATTTTGATACCAGATGATGAAACAGTAAGAAAACATTACACCGTTGACCCTATGTGGATTAAGGGCACAGGTGAAAAACTTATTGAGAATCTAAAAAACAAAGGATCAAACGAGTTTGAAACACCAGAAGAAGCCGGAAAATCTGTTTTGAACAACCTTGTTAAGTTTATGACTTGTGGACCTGTTGTTGCTATGGTATGGCAGGGCGCAAACGCAGTGCAACTTGTGAGAAAACTTGTGGGAACAACCGAACCCTTGTCTTCTGATGTGGGAACAATAAGAGGGGACTTGGTGCTTGACTCCTACAAACTCGCAGATGTTGACGGAAGGGCAGTCAGGAACATAATTCACGCCTCTTCTTCCACAGAGGATGCTGACAAAGAGGTAGCCGTTTGGTTTGATAATAAAGAGCTTTTGAAGTATCGCCTAATTGCAGAGCAAATAATCTATGATGTCAATATTGACGGTCTAAAGGAGTGATTTAAAATATAAGTAGTGTTCTGGAAGAGATTACACAATATATATAGGATATACTCGATACAATTTTAATTGAGTTAACCACATGACCAAAAGGTCTTATAAGGAGCACTTTAAAAACACACAAAGCCTATCCTGCTCTAAGGATAGGTTTTGTGTGTTTATCCGTTTTTTGTGGGTGTATACTAAGAAATATGGAAAACTACATAGGTTTAATTGTCATACTTATATCCGTTGCAGTAATTATTTTTTTCTTAATAATAATAATTCTTTTTTATGATGACATCCTTAAATTTGCTCCACAGGAAATAAGAATTCGTGATGAAACCTCCACAACAACAGACAACAGAGATAGAGAAACACAATCCCCACTTCAAGACAACAGAGAAACACGCACACAAGAGCAAGAACAAGAAGACACAAGAGATGAAGAAAGCATAGCACGAGATTATGAAACAGATGAAGAAACTCTCATCCGTCTTGCAAGAAGTAGAGATGAAGATGTCAGATACGAAGTTGCGAGAAACCCAAACACACCAAAAGAATCATTGCGCCGTCTTGCAGAAGATGATTTTGATTTTGTAAGAAAAGAAGTCGCAAAAAATGAAAACACATTAGGAAAAACACTTGATTACCTTGCCGGTGACGGTGATTGGGAAGTAAGAGAGTATGTTGCGCAACATTCAAACACTTTTACCACAACACTTGACACACTTTCAAAAGATAAAAGACGAGAGGTAAGAGAAGAAGTCGCACTTAACCCAAGAACAACAAGGGGGACACTTCGCTCCCTTGCAAGCGATCAAGAGGAAAATGTGAGAGAAGCCGTTGCAAGACACCCCAATACATCATCACAAACACTCCGCTTCCTCTCACGCGACACCTATGCAGAGATAAGAGAAGAAGTGGCAGGAAACCCCAACACACCATCAGATGTCCTTGGACGGCTTTCTGATAACGATGAAGAAAAAGATAGATATGTAAGAAAAGCAGCAGTCAGAAATCCCAACTACGATTCAGAAAAATACAAATACGAAAACGATTAAATCTACTTTTACCAATCTATAGTAAATATTCTATCGAAGACCCCTATTCACACCAAACAATTTTTATTATAAGATATAGTAATGAAAAAAAATTATAAATATATTATAGGTGTAGCGGTGATTATAATAGTCGCTGGTGTTTTATATGTAAATAGTGTCCATTACAAGGCAACTCAATATTGTAACTCAACAATAAAAGATTCTTATCGTACCATCGCTTGTATTGGGTCTGAAAGTGGAGAAAGAGTGTTTCTACCTCTGGGCGAAAGTTGCAATACATACTTGTGGAGGGGAATAAAATTTACAGGAAAAACAGAAGAGCAGTTAGAACGGGATGTAAAGAGTTGTATAAGTGAGTATAAGAGAGAATACAAGATTAAAAAATATGAGTTGTAATTAAACACAAAGTATAATTTACCCTGTTTCTTCTTCTATCAATTTTAACATTATTTGTCTTTTTTCCTTTGGACCAGAAGGATATAACCGTGAAGGGTGTTGTATAGTGGTCATTGCTCCTACTATATCACCAGTTGTATCATCAAAACTTTCTTGAAATGTTGCACATGCCAGACAGTAAGGAAGATTGTGAAGAGGTAAAAATTGCACCTCAAATTTCTCTTCTTGAAACACTTTCTCAGTATTCCCATCAAACAAATCCCTTATTATTTGTTCAACATAAAGTCCTTTTTTCCCAATCCCTGTTTTATCTTTATCTGTTAAAAAAATCGCTGTTCTTAATTTTTCTGCACTTTTATCATTGCAAGTCGAGTAAACAAAATCACCTTTTTTCGGATTTTCTTTATATTTATCATTTATATTAAAGTTTAATATATATGCTATAAGACTAATACCATTTTCCTTAAAATATTCTAATTCCAATTCCTCAACATACATACCAATTCCTTTTATTGTTCCATCATTATTTCTACCAGAGGTAATACCCCTGCCTGAAATCTGAATAAATACCTCTTTTCCAAATATATGAAAACTTAACTTTGGCTCAGTGCTTAAATCTAAAGAATCCATCTCATTTAAGTCCTGCCCATCCTGTCTTGCAACATCCCATCTCTTATTGGAAGAGTTTTTTAGATAACTATTTGGAATAGTAATAGCAAATCCATCACTAATTAGAAAGATCTTTGCCAAATTCCTTTCAGCGTGGCGAACATATATTCTATCTTTTTTCATACCTTCACTATATTGTTCCACATGTATCATAATAAAATGTAGTAACTCTGAGTTAACTACTTACTCTCCACCTGCGTGACAATTCTATCAAATGTTTCGGGATGTTCCTGCGCTATGGAAGAAAGCATCTTTCGGTTTATATTTATTTTTCTTTTATTTAAAGTATCTATAAATTTACTGTAAGTGGTATTTTTTGATCTCAAGGCAGCGTTTAATCTAATGTTCCACAACCTTCTGAAAGTTCCCTTTTTTACCCGCCTATCTCTGTATGCGTGGAGTCCAGCGTGCCTTATAGCCTCGTTTGCCTGTCGCTCTTTATTTGAAATTCCAAAACGAAAACCTTTCACCTTTTTTAAGGTACTCTTTCTTCTTTTTAGTGATGTTGTTCCTCGTTTTATTCTTGGCATAAATAGATAGTATAATTAAAGATTTACAAAGAACCTCTGCATCTCTTTTTTAGACACAGACAGCGGTCTGCCCCTGTTCCTTGCCAGTTGCTTCCTGCGTGACATTTTTGCATTAAAATGACCGTGACCTGACTTTCTTACTCTCACGCCAGACCCTTTCAATGCAATTCTCTTTTTTACTGATTTATTTGTTTTCATATTCTACAAATAGACAATATATAAAACATACACTATTTCCCATTATTAAGTCAATCCCATCGCAAATATCGCTTTATGGAAAAAAAAGGAGACCCATACGACCGTATGGGTCTCTCGGGATCAATGTAGCGTAGGAACTGCGCCCTCTGTGGGCTTGCTCTCACCCCCTGCGGACCTTTCCTTACCCAACACCTTTGAGGTTACTCGGTATGCCGTCTCCGCGCACATTTGGTTGAAACCAACCCTACGCCAAACTCTCACGAATTCCTCTTCTCCCAGACCAAAAATTATTGAAAGCTCCTCTCTTGTGAAGATGAAAACAAAATTCCTTATAGCATCTTCTTTCTCAGGGGTCATATCACCCTCACCAAGGGCTTTAATCCTCTTTCTGTCTCCATCTGAAAGAAAACTCCTTACCCTTTTAACGATACCTTTAACCACTGCCTCTTTGTTCTCCATCTGCTTCCACCTCTCTGTGTGTAAAACCTTTTTGTCCTTTCTCTTTTCCTTTCTCATAGAATAGAAAAGATTAATAAAAATATTATCACACCCCACGAAAAAACACAACCCGCCACCAAACCACCAACTACTCGCCCTTCTTCTTTTCTTCAGTTTGATCTTTTACACCACCACCTTTCTTCTCCTGTATCACTATAGAAAAACCCTTAGGACTCTTTTTCAATTCTTCTGCCACATCATAAGGGTAGGGTATGAAATCTAAAAATGCCTGCAACTTGCCCTTAAGAAATTTCTCATCCATATATTTATAGCGACCAAACAAAAATAAATCAATCCGAACCCTGTGCTTCTCTTTCAGCCACTCTTCAATTTTTTTGGCTCGCATATTTATCTCGTTTTTTCCTGTGGTTGGTTTTATCTGTATGGTCTTCGTCTCGCTTATGTGTTGTTTCTGTTTTATCTCCTTCTGTTTCTTTTTCTGCTCGTATGCATATTTGCCGTATTCAACTATTCTGACAACAGGCGGAACCGCCTTTCCTGACACCTCAACAACATCAAGCCCATCTTTCTGCGCCATCGCAATAACATCCTTAATAGACATCACATTAAGGTTTTCGCCGTCTTTTCCTATTGCACGGACCTTCTCTGCCCTAATCTCCTCATTTATGCGAACTCTCCCCGAGCTCTTTTTTAGTTTATTTTTCAAAATTTATATTTATTATCTTATAAATTAAGTATAGCGACATAAGCATAATATGTAAAGCGCAAATTGTTGATGTATAATTGGGTAATGGAAGGTTCTCGACACAACAAAACCAAAAAACACAAAGCACAAATCATATTTTCCTTTTATTTGTCTTTAATAATCGGTGTGGCTATGATCTTTAGCGCACTTTGGTATACAAACAGCGTGCTCCTGTTCGGCATCAAGGACTCAATAAACAGCGTAAAAGGAACACTCATCATTTCTGTCAACAGCAAAATAAAAAGCATCACCTCTGAAGACCACATCCGCGGAGACAAAGACAAAGCAGAAGTTTTTTTGATAGAGTATTCCGATGTATTCTGTCCAGCATGCGCACAAATGCGTGAAACAATAAGAAAAGAATATAACTCAAGAAACAAAGACCTGGCTTGGGTGTACAGACACTTTCCACTCTCAACACATCACCCCTTTGCATACAGACCCGCGATTGGATCTGAATGTGTCGCTGAAATAAAAGGCAACGATGACTTCTGGAGATATGTAGACACATTGTTTGAGATAGAAAAAAGAGAAAAAGTAACAACAGAAATAGTGGAAAGGGAAGCAGTATCCTTGGGCATCTCTGAGCAGGAGTTTGAAAGATGCATAGTAAAAAGAAAACATCAAGCGCGAGTCTTTGATGAGCGACTTGAAGCATTTTCTGCAGGAGCAATAGGAACGCCATTTATCATATTGGTAAACAGAAACGGCGAAGTAAAAACACTACGCGGTGGCGCAATCCAGCAAAAAATACTCGCAGGCTTTATAGATTCTCTTTTGTAAGCGTTTATTTAGTGTATAATGATATTTATATATGGAAGAAATAGAAACCAAACAAAAAAATAAAAAAACAAACGCCTTTGTCTTTTTTGTTGTATTAATCGTAATAGTTTTTTTACTCCTTTTTTATTCTACTGAAGTCAGCGAAGACATAGCCCGAGA contains the following coding sequences:
- the rplR gene encoding 50S ribosomal protein L18, with translation MKTQKNDKKIRRERRHKKIRSRIFGTAECPRLSFSRTNKHIYLQIIDDEKGNTLAYTSSHYSDASKKEKAAQMGENIARLAKEKKIEKVVFDRSGFLYAGLVKIVADSARAAGLKF
- a CDS encoding 30S ribosomal protein S5; the encoded protein is MTDEKKQQKNTKKEEVKKAKPAVASKNAPRDKKQNNQRNNNKKPQSRGSSGRPQNKRQRKSRANKSEAKEFDQKILSIRRVSRVVAGGRRFSLSVAVAIGNRRGKVGIGKGKATDTVQAIEKAAAQAKKNLINVPLTETLSIPHQVSAKYCASEVMLRPSKSFIAGGAVRQIADLAGIRNINAKIKTRSKNHINNAKATVKALSKLIT
- a CDS encoding uL15 family ribosomal protein, with protein sequence MKIHELKKESHKKDKKRIARGGARGKTAGRGTKGQKSRAGTRIRPAFRDVFQKIPKKRGHNKNRGRTLRRRFVPRTEISIGSLNSIEGKLINPRTLLKGGVIKKQRGMLPNVKLLGRGDVKKAFSVYNCFVSESAKQKIEKAGGKVHI
- the secY gene encoding preprotein translocase subunit SecY — its product is MTIIQTLSAIATDKILVRRIGFILFGLICFRLLASIPVPGVDTNVLSALLEQNQFLGIFNIFSGGGLENFSIALLGVFPYITVAIVAQLLTSVIPRLHELYHEEGEIGRKKMGQYIRVASVPIAAANAFGLLTYFQTTGVLPELDWFVMLVNVSVMTAGAVLLMWVGELMTEFGIGNGISMIVFAGIVVNIPTLIGQAVFAFETADIPLYVGIILGIFVLFYIVVLVNEAARPVPVTYARFERSGTTQASRTSTYLPLKVNPVGVLPSIFALTIVAFVRFLSGTLSNSSNEIVSTAAQATHTFLANNYYFAIPVFILVIFFTYFYTPIVLNTKKMSENLQKQGAFVPGIRPGGETKEYMDTIIIRILGVGALFLGVVTASPFLIQGGVTQTALFAIGGTSVLITVSVILDIHRKIQAHLVTFNKNDV
- a CDS encoding nucleoside monophosphate kinase yields the protein MMSDNKCYIIYGSPGSGKSVQAEILVKWLKEEKKEKATLFSMGHALREMAKEDEGTLFGRCLKEYLNKGYLVPKFLPTMIWGDFLRKNIGSEYDSFVFDGGARRIGESESLSEALKFLKMDPVVFLISVPNDVSRERLLKRGRHDDRDIEVIDKRIEMFNKETSAAIKEWVAMDEKIYTIDGTKTIGGVAEQVVDVLKSL
- the map gene encoding type I methionyl aminopeptidase — translated: MIIKTQKERDTIKEAGRRLHKILRDVASRAKVGTDASELNTLCIEMIKAGGDVPAFLNYTPYGAKRPYPAALCVSVNDEVVHGIPNETQKVFKKGDVVSFDCGLIHNGFFVDSAITIVIGEDDIDKNLKRLLRTGREALEMGIVAAKTGNTTGHIGHAVYERVSKENYSVPKELGGHGVGRAVHEEPFIPNKGIKGSGEVLKEGQVIAIEPMVIESTNNKIKVDEDGYTYRTKSGARAVHFEHTIEVTNKGGVVIT
- a CDS encoding nucleoside-diphosphate kinase (catalyzes the formation of nucleoside triphosphate from ATP and nucleoside diphosphate) gives rise to the protein MKNEKTLVIVKPDGVQRSLIGEIITRMERVGLKLVAIKILIPDDETVRKHYTVDPMWIKGTGEKLIENLKNKGSNEFETPEEAGKSVLNNLVKFMTCGPVVAMVWQGANAVQLVRKLVGTTEPLSSDVGTIRGDLVLDSYKLADVDGRAVRNIIHASSSTEDADKEVAVWFDNKELLKYRLIAEQIIYDVNIDGLKE
- the rplT gene encoding 50S ribosomal protein L20 yields the protein MPRIKRGTTSLKRRKSTLKKVKGFRFGISNKERQANEAIRHAGLHAYRDRRVKKGTFRRLWNIRLNAALRSKNTTYSKFIDTLNKRKININRKMLSSIAQEHPETFDRIVTQVESK
- the infC gene encoding translation initiation factor IF-3, which translates into the protein MKNKLKKSSGRVRINEEIRAEKVRAIGKDGENLNVMSIKDVIAMAQKDGLDVVEVSGKAVPPVVRIVEYGKYAYEQKKKQKEIKQKQHISETKTIQIKPTTGKNEINMRAKKIEEWLKEKHRVRIDLFLFGRYKYMDEKFLKGKLQAFLDFIPYPYDVAEELKKSPKGFSIVIQEKKGGGVKDQTEEKKKGE
- a CDS encoding thioredoxin domain-containing protein, whose translation is MEGSRHNKTKKHKAQIIFSFYLSLIIGVAMIFSALWYTNSVLLFGIKDSINSVKGTLIISVNSKIKSITSEDHIRGDKDKAEVFLIEYSDVFCPACAQMRETIRKEYNSRNKDLAWVYRHFPLSTHHPFAYRPAIGSECVAEIKGNDDFWRYVDTLFEIEKREKVTTEIVEREAVSLGISEQEFERCIVKRKHQARVFDERLEAFSAGAIGTPFIILVNRNGEVKTLRGGAIQQKILAGFIDSLL